The Acidobacteriota bacterium genome includes the window CATAGACTGTCTGCGGGAGTGCAGGTGAGCGCTGCGTACACCTGGTCGCATACCATCAGCGACTCGCCAGACGTGAACAGCTTCGAACAGAATCTGCCGATCGAGGACCCAAGCAATCGCCTGCGCGATCGCGGGAAAAGTTTGGTAAACCGCCCCAACTCATTCACCATGAGCTCGATTATCGAACCGAGGGTGAACAGCGGAAATACTGTTTTGCGCGGTATCTTGAATCACAACACGTTCTCGCTTCTCACGAATTTAGCTTCGGGAGATCAGCAGAACATTACCGGCAACTCCCAGATCAACGGCGACCAGAAAACCTCTACGGTCACGCGGCCTCTATTCATTGGACGCAATTTCGTGCGAGGGCCATCGATCTACCAGGTAGATCTTCGCTACACGCGCACCATCGCCAGACTTTGGGAGCACGTGGAGCCGCAGTTCTTTCTCGAGGCAAACAACCTCTTTAACCATCCCAATGTGACCAGCTTGAACACCGCGATCACGATCGGCGGTCTGGATTCCGCGGGATTCCCGACGGCAACGACTGGTCTGCCGGTTAACTCGACGGGTACAGTAATTCCGCTGCCATCCAGCTTCCCGAAATCCAGTACCGTGCTCGAAGGCAGAATCGTCCAACTGGGCTTGGTGGCGCGCTTCTAATGCAAACGGAAAGACCAGCGAGATGGATATGCGCCACTTTCCAGGAATGAGAGGCTCTTGACTTCCAACTCGACTCGCCTCGACAAGGCAGCAGGGGCGGAGAAGTTTCCCGCGCCGGTGTATCGCGAAACCGTGTTGGCGGCGAACTTCGAAGATGCGAAGCGCTATTTCCTCGCCGGTCTGCTGCAGATTCACTATGCGCATACGATCATGCTCGAGCGTCAGCACATCCTCTCTCGCGAGGATGCGCAGGCCTGCCTGAGCGCTCTGGACCGTCTTGATCTTGAGAAGATAAGGTCCGCGACTTACGACGGCACGTGCGAGGACCTCTTCTTCTATATCGAAGACCTGCTTGCCGCGGACATAGGGGTCGACGTTGCGGGCAGAATGCACACCGCGCGCAGCCGCAACGATATCGATCTCACTCTCTATCGCATGTGCGTTCGCAACGAAGTGCTTGGCTGTGCTGCCTGCGTTGCCGACGCCCGCGACGCCTTGTTAGGCTTGGCGGAAGCCAACATCACTACGCTGATGCCGGCGTACACGCACACCCAACCCGCACAGCCGACGACACTCGGCCATTATCTGGCGGCGGCGGCCGAGTTCCTGGGCCGTGATTTTGACCGCCTGTGTTCTGCCTGGACAACCGTCAACCGCAACCCGCTCGGGGCCTGTGCCATTACCACCACCGGATTTCCTATCGACCGCAACTTCACCGCAGAGCTTCTGGGTTTCGAGGGCCTGCAGATCAACTCCTACGGCTGGTGCACCGCTGAATTCAATTTTCTGCGCCTGAACGATTCGTTGGTGCAGACTTCCAGCATCATGCCGCAGAAGCGGAACCCGGTATCGCTTGAGCACACCAGAATTCTGGCGAGTAGAGCGTTCGCCCAGGCGCAGGGCGTATTAGCCTGCGCGCACAACACGCCTTTCGGTGACATCGTCGACAGCGAGGACGATCTCCAGCCATTAGTCTTTTCTGTGTTCCAAGACGCAACCCGGGCATTGAAGTTGTTTGCGGGGGTAATGCGCGGCTGTCAGGTCAATAAAGAGCAGATGGCGCGCCGTGCCCGGAGTGGATTCCTCACAGTGACGGAGCTTGCCGATACGTTGGTGCGGAGCGAAGGACTGAGCTTTCGGCTTGCGCATCGCCTAGTACATGCCGCAGTGCAAAAGCTGGGCGAGTACGATACCGAAGCGATGGTGGCTGCCGTCCAGGACCTTGCAGGGGAGATCGTCGGGCGGCCGCTTCGCACCGGCGCAAACATCCTTCGTCAAGCTCTCGATCCGGAACACTTTGTCGCGATCAGGAAGATTCCGGGTGGTCCAGCTCAGGAGACATTGCGCGCCCAGATTCTCGTAATGCGCAGGGAGCAAGAAACCATGAACTCCTGGATATCGCTGAAGAGGCAAAAGCAAAGCGAGTACCCGAAGCGAATCGAGAGCGCCAAAGCAATCATCCTTTGCAAGTGAAGCTAATTCGATCTGCAAGAACCGCCAACCTAAGACACCA containing:
- a CDS encoding argininosuccinate lyase, which translates into the protein MTSNSTRLDKAAGAEKFPAPVYRETVLAANFEDAKRYFLAGLLQIHYAHTIMLERQHILSREDAQACLSALDRLDLEKIRSATYDGTCEDLFFYIEDLLAADIGVDVAGRMHTARSRNDIDLTLYRMCVRNEVLGCAACVADARDALLGLAEANITTLMPAYTHTQPAQPTTLGHYLAAAAEFLGRDFDRLCSAWTTVNRNPLGACAITTTGFPIDRNFTAELLGFEGLQINSYGWCTAEFNFLRLNDSLVQTSSIMPQKRNPVSLEHTRILASRAFAQAQGVLACAHNTPFGDIVDSEDDLQPLVFSVFQDATRALKLFAGVMRGCQVNKEQMARRARSGFLTVTELADTLVRSEGLSFRLAHRLVHAAVQKLGEYDTEAMVAAVQDLAGEIVGRPLRTGANILRQALDPEHFVAIRKIPGGPAQETLRAQILVMRREQETMNSWISLKRQKQSEYPKRIESAKAIILCK